In Schaalia sp. JY-X169, the following are encoded in one genomic region:
- a CDS encoding phosphatidylinositol mannoside acyltransferase has translation MNLGRIYRFAWRILPHLPRTLVYGGADIAARVVARGNGGSVRQLRSNYAALLGQDASQTMVRQGVQSYFRSFAEQFTLPGFSTAEIRQACVYPGVETVHDLMKDGPVVLALTHSGNWDMAGAWFSQGYGTVLTVAEKLEPPELFDEFVKFRNSLGLEIIGVGPGEHVFEQLKDQARGRSVLVPLLADRDISGSGVEVMLGSQAALVAAGPAALAEALDRPLIAGHISYRRFKGKWQLYFHFTDPIPRPTPGAGQSLVEAWTKAWVEAIAPIMQEHVVDWHMMQKLYVKDLDPARLERARKRALENRAEGNEREMQ, from the coding sequence ATGAACTTGGGTCGCATCTATCGTTTTGCTTGGCGCATTCTTCCACACTTACCGCGCACACTGGTTTATGGCGGGGCGGACATTGCGGCCCGAGTGGTCGCACGAGGCAATGGCGGTTCCGTACGTCAACTTCGAAGCAACTATGCTGCACTACTGGGCCAGGATGCTTCGCAGACCATGGTTCGACAAGGCGTGCAATCGTACTTCCGGAGTTTTGCTGAGCAGTTCACGCTTCCGGGATTCTCCACAGCAGAGATCAGGCAAGCATGTGTTTACCCCGGGGTTGAGACAGTTCATGACCTGATGAAGGACGGCCCCGTAGTCCTAGCCCTGACACATTCCGGCAACTGGGACATGGCGGGCGCTTGGTTCTCCCAAGGCTACGGCACGGTTCTCACGGTTGCTGAGAAGCTGGAACCACCAGAACTGTTTGATGAGTTCGTCAAGTTCCGTAACTCTCTTGGTCTCGAGATTATCGGGGTGGGTCCCGGTGAGCACGTGTTTGAGCAACTGAAGGACCAGGCGCGAGGACGTTCTGTGTTGGTGCCACTCCTTGCTGACCGGGATATCTCTGGAAGCGGAGTTGAAGTCATGCTCGGCTCTCAGGCTGCTCTCGTTGCTGCTGGACCTGCTGCGCTTGCAGAGGCCCTTGACAGGCCTTTGATCGCCGGTCATATTTCATATCGACGGTTCAAAGGCAAATGGCAGCTCTACTTCCATTTCACGGACCCCATACCTCGTCCGACTCCTGGAGCGGGACAGTCTTTAGTAGAGGCATGGACCAAGGCATGGGTAGAGGCCATTGCTCCTATCATGCAAGAACATGTTGTCGACTGGCACATGATGCAAAAGCTCTATGTCAAGGACCTGGACCCTGCCAGGCTAGAGCGAGCTAGGAAGCGTGCACTGGAGAATAGGGCTGAAGGCAACGAAAGGGAGATGCAGTGA
- a CDS encoding amidase has translation MVELHELPALTQRELLTQGTISPVELTEHYLERIDLLNPSVHALTTVTPERALDRARQLEDDSRDRGRPTRHESPLWGMPFADKDLNDRAGVTSTYGSRLTADYMAGESSPIVVDMDEAGGVSLGKTNVPEFGFPAYGENLLPQGSARNPWDLTRDPGGSSSGAAAAVAARMLPFAPGNDAGGSIRIPASACGLVGLKPTRGRVPGESGIASLAGLAVGGPLGRSVGDVALLLDGMVSGPNRYALRAPDDLGLPASGSYVDSLEAPLRPLRIGWNVWSPWSTNYEIEVDYQVNRVFEEALLAAVEMGHTVEYVEPSPAPDYFASFRAVWMASAASLPVPDEALDALEPLTAWLVRTGRTRPAADLPKALAALKQFELQIIADYQPYDLILTPLLAMTPRPTGWFDDSDGERNFMQQCQFTPFTSYVNVAGLPALSMPVGTGQPDGAPGGITLPVGVQAIGRPGDESTLLKLALQLEEVADWSSRVPLPI, from the coding sequence ATGGTTGAACTGCATGAACTCCCGGCCCTCACCCAACGCGAACTCCTCACTCAAGGCACCATCTCTCCCGTCGAACTAACCGAGCACTACTTGGAGCGGATCGACCTACTGAACCCGAGTGTTCACGCACTTACGACAGTTACGCCTGAGCGTGCACTGGATAGGGCCCGTCAACTCGAGGACGACAGTCGTGATAGAGGTCGGCCTACCCGTCACGAGTCTCCGCTGTGGGGCATGCCCTTCGCTGACAAGGACTTGAACGATAGGGCTGGGGTTACCTCTACCTATGGTTCGAGACTCACGGCCGACTATATGGCTGGGGAATCTTCACCAATCGTTGTTGATATGGACGAGGCCGGAGGGGTCTCACTGGGAAAGACCAACGTTCCTGAGTTCGGCTTTCCGGCATACGGGGAGAATCTCTTGCCCCAAGGATCGGCCCGCAACCCATGGGATCTGACGCGCGATCCCGGGGGGAGCTCCTCTGGGGCGGCGGCTGCCGTTGCTGCGCGAATGCTACCTTTTGCGCCTGGCAACGATGCCGGAGGCTCCATTCGCATTCCCGCCTCTGCATGCGGATTGGTTGGTCTCAAACCAACCCGAGGACGAGTGCCAGGGGAGTCCGGCATCGCCTCCCTCGCGGGGCTCGCGGTAGGGGGACCTCTTGGGCGCAGCGTTGGTGATGTTGCCCTTCTGCTGGACGGGATGGTTAGCGGACCAAATAGGTATGCACTGCGTGCCCCCGACGACCTCGGACTTCCGGCCTCGGGCTCTTACGTGGATAGTCTTGAAGCCCCTCTCCGCCCACTGCGAATTGGGTGGAATGTGTGGTCGCCTTGGTCGACGAACTATGAGATTGAGGTCGACTACCAAGTGAACCGGGTGTTCGAGGAAGCCCTGTTAGCGGCAGTGGAGATGGGACACACTGTCGAATACGTCGAGCCGAGTCCAGCCCCGGACTACTTCGCGAGTTTCCGTGCCGTGTGGATGGCCAGCGCTGCATCACTCCCTGTTCCAGATGAGGCGCTCGACGCGCTCGAACCCCTCACCGCATGGCTTGTCCGCACGGGAAGAACACGTCCCGCTGCCGACCTTCCCAAGGCGCTGGCAGCACTGAAACAGTTCGAATTACAGATCATTGCTGACTACCAGCCCTACGACCTGATCCTTACTCCACTACTCGCCATGACACCGCGACCAACCGGGTGGTTTGATGACTCCGATGGGGAACGTAACTTTATGCAGCAGTGCCAGTTCACCCCTTTCACCAGCTATGTGAACGTTGCCGGCCTTCCAGCCCTCTCCATGCCTGTCGGCACGGGGCAGCCAGACGGTGCTCCGGGCGGGATCACACTACCGGTGGGCGTGCAGGCGATAGGCAGGCCGGGGGATGAGTCGACGCTTCTGAAACTCGCCTTGCAACTCGAGGAGGTTGCCGACTGGTCGTCGCGTGTGCCACTTCCAATCTGA
- the pgsA gene encoding phosphatidylinositol phosphate synthase has product MLGNHGRSVATVVFTPFAKLLARIGITPNMVTYGSAVIVAGLSFGLLARGYLGLGGILLGVVLFADSVDGVLSRLTGTSSKYGAFLDSTMDRITDGMVFGSLLWWAIVGLPDGAIRTTTIVAGIVSMVAIGVVPYTRARAENFGVVAKVGIAERTDRLIIVLVGAGFTDFGLPEVLFPIGMVWVAFASCVTVIQRMVVAHRALAGEGLEQS; this is encoded by the coding sequence GTGCTTGGAAACCATGGCCGGTCGGTTGCGACCGTAGTCTTCACTCCGTTTGCAAAGCTGCTGGCCCGCATCGGTATCACACCGAACATGGTGACGTACGGATCCGCTGTCATCGTTGCCGGGCTTTCTTTCGGCCTTCTGGCTCGGGGCTACCTGGGATTAGGGGGGATTCTGCTGGGAGTCGTCCTGTTCGCGGATTCGGTCGACGGCGTGCTCTCCCGCCTGACTGGCACGTCCTCGAAGTACGGTGCCTTCCTTGACTCCACCATGGACAGAATCACCGATGGAATGGTTTTTGGCTCACTGCTGTGGTGGGCGATTGTGGGACTGCCAGACGGCGCCATCCGGACAACAACGATTGTCGCCGGAATCGTTTCAATGGTTGCCATTGGCGTGGTGCCTTACACGCGTGCGAGGGCGGAAAACTTCGGCGTCGTTGCCAAGGTCGGAATTGCGGAACGTACCGATCGGCTCATCATCGTCCTCGTCGGTGCGGGTTTCACAGACTTCGGGCTTCCCGAGGTTCTCTTCCCAATCGGAATGGTCTGGGTGGCGTTTGCTTCGTGTGTGACAGTCATCCAGCGGATGGTGGTCGCCCACCGCGCCCTGGCAGGCGAGGGGCTAGAACAGTCATGA
- a CDS encoding lipid II:glycine glycyltransferase FemX, translating into MLEVHSVSAEDLRQVQSGLVGRTPLEQAEPWEGFAAVMGSPLRFRLLISEDGKPLAFVSLYSHELRGAKFLWARRGPVWLKQPPPEREESALLAIKRYVTAEDPEIVFIRLHSWYVHPFLRTPIRVLGYDRTALINGARGNRQAALDAMPSAGRKLVRRSQTLFGEAGGVIAEETGLTQEEFHEYYKLLEETALRDCFTPHEENYYWQLLVQLGPEHARLFGARIDGDLVCWDLVIAYRKNVGAFFGASSDSSRQTKATVLLDFEVACMLAEEGMCDLDLMGVHSPMVPSLYSVGRYKLQFVQNYTNVPGLWEFPLRPNIYGTLCGALKVRATWRSVSSRLRLLLDRQGGPTAPESLTLGEK; encoded by the coding sequence GTGCTCGAAGTCCATTCCGTAAGTGCAGAGGACCTACGTCAAGTCCAGAGTGGTCTTGTCGGTCGCACACCTCTCGAGCAGGCGGAACCGTGGGAGGGTTTCGCTGCTGTGATGGGTAGTCCTCTTCGCTTTCGACTCCTAATTAGCGAGGACGGAAAACCCCTTGCATTCGTATCGCTGTACAGCCATGAACTTCGCGGCGCAAAGTTCCTCTGGGCTCGTCGTGGCCCAGTCTGGTTGAAGCAGCCGCCACCGGAACGTGAAGAATCGGCCCTCTTAGCGATCAAACGATATGTAACAGCGGAAGACCCGGAGATCGTCTTCATCCGCCTTCACTCATGGTATGTCCACCCCTTCTTGCGAACCCCGATTCGCGTCCTCGGATATGATCGAACAGCCTTGATCAATGGAGCACGAGGCAACCGTCAGGCAGCTTTGGATGCCATGCCGTCAGCGGGACGCAAACTCGTACGACGATCCCAGACGCTGTTTGGTGAAGCGGGCGGAGTGATTGCGGAGGAGACGGGGCTTACTCAAGAAGAGTTTCACGAGTACTACAAACTCTTGGAAGAGACTGCCCTGAGGGACTGCTTCACGCCTCATGAAGAGAACTACTATTGGCAGCTCCTAGTTCAGTTGGGTCCAGAGCACGCGCGGCTATTTGGTGCCCGCATCGACGGTGACCTGGTGTGCTGGGATTTGGTAATCGCCTACCGCAAGAATGTTGGGGCGTTCTTCGGGGCTTCCTCCGACAGTTCGCGGCAGACCAAGGCGACGGTGCTCTTGGACTTCGAGGTGGCGTGCATGCTGGCCGAAGAAGGCATGTGCGACCTCGATTTGATGGGTGTGCACTCACCGATGGTCCCAAGCCTCTACAGCGTGGGCCGGTACAAGCTGCAGTTTGTGCAGAACTACACGAACGTACCGGGGCTATGGGAGTTCCCACTCCGTCCCAACATTTACGGAACTCTATGTGGCGCACTCAAGGTTAGGGCCACATGGCGGTCGGTGTCTTCAAGGCTGCGGCTATTATTGGACAGGCAAGGCGGGCCCACCGCACCTGAAAGTCTGACGCTGGGGGAAAAGTGA
- the thrS gene encoding threonine--tRNA ligase, whose product MTSFVVNVDGEDQEVEPGTTGLDLFGKRRDIVAMTLNGKEVDLAAELPNGGVVSAITIGSPEGLAILRHSSAHVLAQAVQDVNPHADLGIGPPITDGFYYDFGVDEPFTPEDLRALEKSMARIVKENQTFRRRVVSEDEAREELADEPYKIELIADKSSATSEDGSSVEVGGDELTIYDNVRRNGDVAWKDLCRGPHVPSTKYLGNGFALTRSSAAYWRGSEKNAQLQRIYGTAWPTKDELRAYQERIAEAERRDHRRLGSELDLFSFPDEIGSGLPIFHTKGAAVRMEMEEHSRRQHLAGGYDFVSTPHITKGELFERSGHLAWYKDGMFPPLHVDEVVDEETGEVTKPGQDYYLKPMNCPMHSLVFGSRGRSYRDLPMRLFEFGTVYRYEKSGVVHGLTRARGFTQDDAHIYTTRSQMKDEIREVLEFILQLLRDYGLEDFYLEVSTKDPEKYVGTDEIWDEATATLREVAEESGLELVEDPGGAAFYGPKISVQARDALGRTWQMSTIQLDFNTPERLDLEYTESDGSRQRPVMIHRALFGSIERFFAILLEHYAGAFPLWLAPVQVRLIPVADAFNDYMDDIAKKLRKEGVRVEVDTSSDRFGKKIRNASKEKIPVVLIAGGEDEAADAVSFRLRGGEQINGVPVDDAVARIVDHIRTRRNDDDIWPVAQ is encoded by the coding sequence GTGACATCATTCGTGGTGAATGTTGATGGAGAAGACCAGGAAGTTGAACCTGGGACCACAGGTCTGGACCTCTTTGGGAAACGACGTGACATCGTCGCAATGACTCTCAATGGCAAGGAGGTTGATCTCGCAGCAGAGCTGCCGAACGGGGGCGTAGTCTCCGCGATCACCATTGGCTCACCTGAAGGGCTTGCGATTCTCCGCCACAGCAGCGCCCACGTGCTTGCGCAGGCTGTCCAGGACGTCAACCCCCACGCTGACCTTGGTATTGGCCCGCCAATCACCGATGGCTTCTACTACGACTTCGGTGTTGACGAGCCTTTTACTCCAGAGGACTTGCGTGCTTTGGAAAAGTCCATGGCGCGGATCGTCAAAGAGAACCAGACCTTCCGCAGAAGGGTAGTTTCCGAGGACGAAGCGCGCGAAGAGTTAGCCGATGAGCCCTACAAGATCGAACTGATCGCCGACAAGTCGTCGGCTACTTCCGAGGACGGATCATCCGTAGAAGTGGGCGGCGACGAGCTCACCATCTATGACAACGTACGCCGCAATGGCGATGTGGCATGGAAGGACCTGTGCCGCGGCCCTCACGTGCCGTCAACGAAGTACCTGGGGAACGGCTTCGCATTGACGCGGTCGTCCGCAGCCTACTGGCGTGGAAGTGAGAAGAACGCTCAACTGCAGCGTATCTACGGCACGGCCTGGCCCACCAAGGATGAACTGAGGGCTTATCAGGAACGCATCGCAGAGGCTGAGCGACGCGATCACCGCAGACTGGGCAGCGAACTGGACCTGTTCTCCTTCCCAGATGAAATCGGGTCGGGACTACCTATCTTCCACACCAAAGGTGCAGCCGTGCGCATGGAGATGGAAGAGCACTCACGTCGCCAGCACCTAGCCGGCGGATACGACTTCGTTTCAACCCCCCACATCACAAAAGGCGAATTGTTTGAGCGTTCGGGACACCTCGCTTGGTACAAGGACGGAATGTTCCCACCCCTCCATGTCGATGAGGTCGTCGATGAGGAAACGGGGGAGGTTACCAAACCTGGTCAGGACTACTACCTGAAGCCCATGAACTGCCCCATGCACTCACTGGTTTTTGGTTCACGAGGGCGCTCATACCGCGACCTCCCTATGAGGTTGTTCGAGTTCGGTACCGTGTACCGATACGAGAAGTCCGGTGTGGTTCATGGCCTGACGCGCGCCCGCGGTTTCACGCAAGATGACGCGCACATCTACACCACTAGATCGCAGATGAAGGATGAAATCCGCGAAGTCTTAGAGTTCATCTTGCAGTTGCTGCGTGACTACGGACTGGAGGATTTCTACCTGGAGGTCTCCACCAAGGATCCCGAAAAGTACGTTGGCACTGATGAGATTTGGGATGAGGCAACGGCAACACTTCGCGAGGTTGCTGAGGAATCAGGCCTAGAACTGGTCGAAGACCCCGGCGGCGCAGCGTTCTATGGCCCGAAGATCTCAGTGCAAGCCCGCGACGCCCTCGGCCGCACCTGGCAGATGTCCACGATCCAGTTGGACTTCAACACGCCTGAGCGCCTCGACCTGGAATACACGGAGTCGGACGGATCACGGCAGAGACCCGTGATGATTCACAGGGCTCTCTTCGGCTCGATTGAGCGCTTCTTCGCGATTCTTCTTGAACACTACGCTGGCGCATTCCCACTGTGGTTGGCACCTGTTCAAGTTCGACTCATTCCCGTTGCCGACGCTTTCAATGACTACATGGATGACATTGCCAAGAAACTGCGGAAAGAGGGCGTCCGTGTGGAGGTCGATACTTCTTCCGACAGGTTTGGTAAGAAGATCCGCAACGCTTCCAAAGAGAAAATTCCAGTGGTCCTGATTGCCGGGGGCGAGGACGAAGCCGCAGATGCAGTCTCTTTCCGCCTTCGCGGCGGCGAACAGATCAACGGTGTTCCCGTTGATGACGCCGTGGCGAGGATTGTGGATCACATTCGGACGCGGCGCAACGACGACGACATTTGGCCAGTGGCACAGTAG
- a CDS encoding HIT domain-containing protein, translating into MSQQNGVDSGDGHELAGAPDGFERLWTPYRMAYIESGDTRAASACPFCVAPSLNDEDALIVHRGRNAFVILNLYPYNSGHMLVCPYRHVADYTDLTTDERIEVGELTAEAMRVERLVAAPHGFNLGMNQGAIAGAGIAGHLHQHVVPRWGGDANFFPIIAQTKAIPELLGDARAKLAAAWPVERPSNDEEIV; encoded by the coding sequence ATGTCTCAGCAGAACGGTGTTGATTCCGGAGATGGCCACGAGTTGGCGGGTGCCCCAGACGGCTTCGAACGTCTGTGGACCCCATACCGCATGGCCTACATCGAATCCGGTGACACGAGGGCGGCCTCGGCATGCCCGTTCTGTGTCGCACCATCACTAAACGATGAGGACGCACTGATTGTCCACAGGGGGCGCAACGCGTTCGTTATTCTCAATCTCTACCCCTACAACTCTGGCCACATGCTTGTTTGTCCCTACCGGCATGTAGCTGACTACACCGACCTGACGACCGATGAACGGATCGAGGTCGGTGAACTCACCGCCGAGGCAATGCGGGTGGAACGGCTTGTTGCAGCCCCCCACGGGTTCAACCTGGGGATGAACCAGGGTGCAATTGCGGGAGCAGGCATTGCCGGTCACCTGCACCAACATGTCGTGCCAAGGTGGGGTGGGGACGCCAACTTCTTCCCGATCATTGCCCAAACCAAAGCGATTCCAGAGCTACTTGGGGATGCCCGCGCCAAGCTCGCGGCAGCCTGGCCTGTAGAACGTCCGTCGAATGATGAGGAGATCGTGTAG